In Alistipes sp. ZOR0009, the following proteins share a genomic window:
- a CDS encoding coiled-coil domain-containing protein, translating to MQELLRKLQELVEKLQEALRKLQELVEKLQELVEKLQEPLRRLQELVEKLQEPLRKLQELVEKLRELLRKLQELVSKLQELGGKL from the coding sequence TTGCAAGAGCTTCTGCGCAAGTTGCAAGAGCTCGTGGAGAAGTTGCAAGAGGCTCTGCGCAAGTTGCAAGAGCTCGTGGAGAAGTTGCAAGAGCTCGTGGAGAAGTTGCAAGAGCCTCTGCGCAGGTTGCAAGAGCTCGTGGAGAAGTTGCAAGAGCCTCTGCGCAAGTTGCAAGAGCTCGTGGAGAAGTTGCGAGAGCTTCTGCGCAAGTTGCAAGAGCTCGTGAGTAAGTTGCAAGAGCTCGGGGGAAAGCTGTAA
- a CDS encoding P-loop NTPase fold protein: MLKYDKKKQMVDAAHVAYLFIPISIWYLIQRIWVTNEISRFSSNTPLVITFCFTVTYSLILILLWLKRPRIDHESKKSLLLLDIPEKDIKEDKLGFASYVDRLAKQIIELHQNEKSFVLGIEGGWGSGKSTFANFLKNEVTKDKTITVVEFNPWMRGDTDGIVRDFFNRLAESIPSIHLRTKFREYGKALAKIEELGVAGKILEYFCSEPDLKSQQDEITDILKRLDLKLVVFIDDLDRLDKDELMAVLKLIRNTGDLYQTTYIINFHRRYVEDLLKIHFESNRIGETYLDKIINLEYKLPRNTDLMSLLVERFKESEAGKKKSYDVSDTFPPEIKVKFNTVRKLKKVYNTVITEFNFDRYYNVSLNVPIVFYYLYFYEIEAFRRFEKAVKISKDPLLRSNLFGDTSFWDYSECKIIREIYYSLFNTKESSSDSAGKLVNTQHNAIIDYILSDNNSSMSFENKEIPLYFLAHLLKLDSTQSSETNYFELKNKYGDDGFKGVNLNLQNTRNIIDRLNSLKSDYNSTYSSDRSQFVYMLFIRERESDFKKEYKILEFYKFSFALLMFMENYASTIDLIVQSMKLENYGQINGAENVLNILDEICDDEDNRELGYIGLFSTISLRQRFSVVSQIYTLCFSYIFDNISSKTFPFDKEMLLEKAHKHLTRAIEKAKSGKLHYLFVENALLSCWNSKNRNHVILDSKAIWAFKEFIKSYPDGFIVYFFRVVFFHSRTVVFHPFSSQLFNMNERSKDFLEFIINSEILIRPENKEALDILRNAFWQYTSNKDRRIEEPFTLDPEDYDRLFYLEDGEIKRKIFIPDPEDIKGHV, encoded by the coding sequence ATGCTGAAGTACGACAAGAAAAAGCAGATGGTAGATGCCGCACATGTTGCCTACCTGTTTATTCCTATCTCTATTTGGTATTTAATTCAAAGAATATGGGTAACTAACGAAATCTCACGTTTTTCATCAAATACGCCGTTAGTTATTACCTTCTGTTTTACGGTTACATACTCCCTAATTCTAATACTACTTTGGCTTAAGCGGCCAAGAATTGATCATGAAAGCAAAAAATCGCTTTTACTTTTAGATATTCCAGAAAAGGACATTAAAGAGGATAAACTTGGCTTTGCAAGCTATGTAGATAGGCTTGCAAAACAGATTATCGAATTACACCAAAACGAAAAGTCATTCGTTTTGGGCATTGAAGGAGGTTGGGGTAGCGGCAAATCTACCTTTGCAAACTTTCTAAAGAATGAAGTTACGAAGGATAAAACAATAACAGTTGTAGAATTTAATCCTTGGATGCGAGGTGATACTGATGGAATAGTTCGTGACTTCTTCAATAGGCTAGCAGAAAGTATTCCTTCTATTCATCTACGCACTAAGTTTCGTGAGTATGGAAAGGCACTTGCGAAAATTGAGGAGTTGGGAGTTGCAGGAAAAATACTGGAATATTTCTGTTCCGAACCTGATCTTAAATCGCAACAAGATGAAATTACAGACATTTTAAAAAGATTAGACCTGAAGTTGGTTGTATTTATTGACGACTTGGATAGGCTGGACAAAGACGAACTTATGGCCGTGCTTAAGCTCATACGTAATACTGGCGATCTTTACCAAACAACCTATATAATTAACTTCCATCGTAGATACGTTGAAGACCTTTTAAAAATCCACTTTGAAAGCAACAGAATCGGAGAAACCTATCTTGATAAAATTATTAATCTGGAATATAAACTCCCTAGAAATACAGACTTAATGAGTCTGCTAGTTGAACGGTTTAAAGAATCGGAAGCGGGAAAGAAAAAGTCTTATGATGTTTCTGACACCTTTCCTCCAGAAATTAAAGTAAAATTTAATACGGTTAGAAAACTAAAGAAGGTATACAACACGGTAATAACAGAGTTTAATTTTGATAGATATTACAACGTTAGTTTGAACGTGCCCATTGTTTTTTACTACCTATATTTTTACGAAATTGAAGCGTTTAGAAGGTTTGAGAAAGCGGTAAAAATATCTAAAGATCCATTACTTCGTTCCAACTTATTTGGTGATACATCGTTTTGGGATTATTCCGAATGCAAAATAATTCGGGAAATATACTATAGTCTATTCAATACTAAGGAGAGTTCTAGTGACTCAGCAGGGAAACTTGTAAACACACAGCATAATGCCATTATTGATTACATATTATCTGACAATAATAGTTCAATGAGTTTCGAGAATAAAGAAATTCCCCTATATTTTTTAGCTCATCTACTTAAACTTGATAGCACCCAAAGTTCGGAAACTAATTATTTCGAGTTAAAAAACAAATATGGTGACGATGGTTTTAAAGGTGTTAATCTGAATTTACAAAATACAAGAAATATCATTGATCGCCTTAACAGTTTGAAATCGGACTATAACAGCACATATTCTAGCGATCGAAGCCAGTTTGTTTATATGCTATTTATCAGAGAAAGGGAAAGTGACTTTAAGAAAGAGTACAAAATTTTAGAGTTCTACAAATTCAGTTTTGCCCTTTTAATGTTTATGGAGAACTACGCTAGTACGATAGACCTCATTGTGCAGAGCATGAAGTTAGAGAACTACGGCCAAATTAATGGAGCTGAAAACGTCCTAAATATATTAGATGAAATATGCGATGATGAAGATAATAGAGAGTTGGGTTACATCGGTTTATTTAGTACTATTAGTTTAAGGCAGCGGTTTAGTGTTGTTTCTCAAATATACACCCTATGCTTTTCCTATATTTTTGACAATATATCATCAAAAACATTCCCCTTTGACAAAGAGATGCTTTTAGAAAAAGCACATAAACACTTAACAAGAGCAATTGAAAAAGCAAAATCAGGAAAACTGCACTATTTATTTGTTGAAAATGCTTTACTTTCTTGTTGGAATAGTAAAAATAGAAATCATGTAATACTGGATAGCAAAGCAATTTGGGCATTCAAAGAATTCATTAAAAGTTACCCCGATGGTTTTATTGTCTACTTTTTTAGAGTGGTTTTCTTCCATTCAAGAACTGTAGTATTTCATCCATTTTCAAGTCAACTTTTCAATATGAATGAAAGAAGCAAAGATTTTCTTGAGTTTATTATAAATTCTGAGATATTGATAAGACCAGAGAACAAAGAAGCATTAGATATCTTGCGAAATGCTTTTTGGCAATACACATCAAATAAAGATCGTCGTATAGAAGAACCGTTTACATTGGATCCGGAAGATTACGACAGACTATTTTACTTAGAAGATGGCGAAATCAAACGAAAAATCTTCATTCCAGATCCCGAAGATATAAAAGGACACGTGTAA